One segment of Phragmites australis chromosome 13, lpPhrAust1.1, whole genome shotgun sequence DNA contains the following:
- the LOC133888983 gene encoding pentatricopeptide repeat-containing protein At2g15630, mitochondrial-like isoform X1, with protein sequence MAPPTSPAAVAAAARAAPTPAAALALFKSALSADRALCPLVVLPHLAAAPSLPHLLLTASAAARPHETSLRLYAKLKFLSVPIPVASLHPLLSSLPSAPAFVLFADIFRLRLPLCTTTFNIMLRHLCAAGKPVRALELLRQMSRPNAVTYNTVIAGFCARGRVQAALEVMREMRERGGMAPDKYTYATVISGWCKVGRVENAAKVFDEMLTEGEVEPTAVMYNTLIGGYCDRGKLDVALEYREKMVERGVAMTVATYNLLVHALFMDGRASEAYAVLEEMEGKGLSPDVFTYNILINGYCKEGKEEKALDVFEEMSRKGVRATAVTYTSLIYALSKKGLVQETDRLFEEAVTTGIRPDVVMYNALINGHCTCRDMDRAFEIITEMEKKRITPDDVTYNTLMRGLCLLGRLDEARGLIDEMTKRGIQPDLVSYNTLISGYSMKGNIKDAFKVRDEMMNKGFNPTLLTYNALIQGLCKNGQGDDAENLMKEMVGNGITPDDSTYISLIEGLTTEDERMAAADAAKA encoded by the coding sequence ATGGCGCCTCCCACCTCCCCCGCCGCGGTTGCGGCGGCCGCCCGCGCTGCGCCGACGCCAGCCGCAGCGCTCGCGCTCTTCAAGTCGGCGCTGTCTGCCGACCGGGCCCTCTGCCCGCTCGTCGTGCTCccgcacctcgccgccgccccgtcgctgccccatctcctcctcaccgcctccgccgccgcgcgcccCCACGAAACCTCCCTCCGCCTCTACGCGAAGCTCAAGTTTCTCTCCGTGCCCATCCCAGTCGCCTCGCTCCACccgctcctctcctccctcccctccgccCCGGCCTTCGTCCTCTTCGCCGACATcttccgcctccgcctcccgctcTGCACCACCACCTTCAACATCATGCTCCGTCACCTCTGCGCCGCTGGAAAGCCCGTCCGCGCGCTCGAGCTGCTACGCCAGATGTCCCGCCCCAACGCCGTCACCTACAACACCGTCATCGCCGGGTTCTGTGCCCGCGGCCGCGTCCAGGCGGCGCTGGAGGTCATGCGGGAGATGCGGGAGCGCGGCGGCATGGCCCCCGACAAGTACACCTACGCCACGGTGATCTCGGGGTGGTGCAAGGTCGGTCGGGTCGAGAACGCAGCCAaggtgttcgacgaaatgctGACAGAGGGAGAAGTGGAGCCAACTGCGGTGATGTACAACACGTTGATCGGGGGCTACTGTGATAGGGGCAAACTGGATGTGGCGCTGGAATACCGGGAGAAAATGGTAGAGAGGGGGGTCGCCATGACGGTTGCAACTTACAATTTACTTGTGCATGCATTGTTCATGGATGGACGTGCATCAGAGGCTTATGCGGTGCTTGAGGAGATGGAGGGGAAGGGGCTTTCCCCAGATGTGTTCACTTACAATATATTAATCAATGGATATTGCAAAGAGGGCAAAGAGGAGAAAGCACTGGACGTGTTTGAAGAGATGTCTCGGAAAGGGGTGCGTGCAACCGCGGTGACCTACACATCATTGATATATGCCCTGTCCAAGAAGGGGCTAGTTCAGGAGACAGATAGGTTGTTTGAGGAAGCTGTGACGACGGGCATCAGGCCTGACGTTGTCATGTACAATGCTCTGATCAACGGCCACTGTACATGTAGAGATATGGACAGGGCATTTGAGATCATAACAGaaatggagaagaagaggataACACCAGATGATGTGACATACAACACGCTGATGAGGGGGTTGTGCTTGCTGGGGCGTCTCGATGAAGCTCGTGGGCTCATTGATGAGATGACAAAGAGGGGTATCCAGCCAGACCTTGTCAGCTACAACACGCTGATCAGTGGCTACAGCATGAAGGGTAACATAAAGGATGCTTTTAAGGTTCGGGATGAGATGATGAACAAGGGGTTCAACCCAACGCTTTTGACATACAATGCACTGATACAGGGGCTGTGCAAGAATGGCCAGGGAGATGACGCTGAGAACCTGATGAAAGAGATGGTGGGGAATGGCATCACCCCTGATGACAGCACGTATATCTCACTGATCGAGGGACTTACCACGGAAGATGAGCGGATGGCTGCAGCAGATGCTGCAAAAGCATGA
- the LOC133888983 gene encoding pentatricopeptide repeat-containing protein At2g15630, mitochondrial-like isoform X2, whose translation MAPPTSPAAVAAAARAAPTPAAALALFKSALSADRALCPLVVLPHLAAAPSLPHLLLTASAAARPHETSLRLYAKLKFLSVPIPVASLHPLLSSLPSAPAFVLFADIFRLRLPLCTTTFNIMLRHLCAAGKPVRALELLRQMSRPNAVTYNTVIAGFCARGRVQAALEVMREMRERGGMAPDKYTYATVISGWCKVGRVENAAKVFDEMLTEGEVEPTAVMYNTLIGGYCDRGKLDVALEYREKMVERGVAMTVATYNLLVHALFMDGRASEAYAVLEEMEGKGLSPDVFTYNILINGYCKEGKEEKALDVFEEMSRKGVRATAVTYTSLIYALSKKGLVQETDRLFEEAVTTGIRPDVVMYNALINGHCTCRDMDRAFEIITEMEKKRITPDDVTYNTLMRGLCLLGRLDEARGLIDEMTKRGIQPDLVSYNTLISGYSMKGAVQEWPGR comes from the exons ATGGCGCCTCCCACCTCCCCCGCCGCGGTTGCGGCGGCCGCCCGCGCTGCGCCGACGCCAGCCGCAGCGCTCGCGCTCTTCAAGTCGGCGCTGTCTGCCGACCGGGCCCTCTGCCCGCTCGTCGTGCTCccgcacctcgccgccgccccgtcgctgccccatctcctcctcaccgcctccgccgccgcgcgcccCCACGAAACCTCCCTCCGCCTCTACGCGAAGCTCAAGTTTCTCTCCGTGCCCATCCCAGTCGCCTCGCTCCACccgctcctctcctccctcccctccgccCCGGCCTTCGTCCTCTTCGCCGACATcttccgcctccgcctcccgctcTGCACCACCACCTTCAACATCATGCTCCGTCACCTCTGCGCCGCTGGAAAGCCCGTCCGCGCGCTCGAGCTGCTACGCCAGATGTCCCGCCCCAACGCCGTCACCTACAACACCGTCATCGCCGGGTTCTGTGCCCGCGGCCGCGTCCAGGCGGCGCTGGAGGTCATGCGGGAGATGCGGGAGCGCGGCGGCATGGCCCCCGACAAGTACACCTACGCCACGGTGATCTCGGGGTGGTGCAAGGTCGGTCGGGTCGAGAACGCAGCCAaggtgttcgacgaaatgctGACAGAGGGAGAAGTGGAGCCAACTGCGGTGATGTACAACACGTTGATCGGGGGCTACTGTGATAGGGGCAAACTGGATGTGGCGCTGGAATACCGGGAGAAAATGGTAGAGAGGGGGGTCGCCATGACGGTTGCAACTTACAATTTACTTGTGCATGCATTGTTCATGGATGGACGTGCATCAGAGGCTTATGCGGTGCTTGAGGAGATGGAGGGGAAGGGGCTTTCCCCAGATGTGTTCACTTACAATATATTAATCAATGGATATTGCAAAGAGGGCAAAGAGGAGAAAGCACTGGACGTGTTTGAAGAGATGTCTCGGAAAGGGGTGCGTGCAACCGCGGTGACCTACACATCATTGATATATGCCCTGTCCAAGAAGGGGCTAGTTCAGGAGACAGATAGGTTGTTTGAGGAAGCTGTGACGACGGGCATCAGGCCTGACGTTGTCATGTACAATGCTCTGATCAACGGCCACTGTACATGTAGAGATATGGACAGGGCATTTGAGATCATAACAGaaatggagaagaagaggataACACCAGATGATGTGACATACAACACGCTGATGAGGGGGTTGTGCTTGCTGGGGCGTCTCGATGAAGCTCGTGGGCTCATTGATGAGATGACAAAGAGGGGTATCCAGCCAGACCTTGTCAGCTACAACACGCTGATCAGTGGCTACAGCATGAAGG GGGCTGTGCAAGAATGGCCAGGGAGATGA